From the Anopheles coustani chromosome X, idAnoCousDA_361_x.2, whole genome shotgun sequence genome, one window contains:
- the LOC131269307 gene encoding transient receptor potential cation channel protein painless-like → MAEGATLLNMEEPKRKDLRSRRCELQEELENGLKNLLRCVPPTETNLDQFRALLDDPKWAELMELVNQMKTWDVKTTIPEPKTFLNHTRFQVLLADMLSDIGKYEPYLKLFIERFEAENELVAPKQPTGGKKGENQEPRQANVSGKIDAPIHFAVMQLNEGFLEWLLGRSRTDVNQRNSHKETALAILCEKYDECLRQGKQPEDANARLPQLRKLIERLLTAGADFNICSMRNKLPIEMLYKSVGTAEVSLASDTKDFVHQCIETAKHALVVIKTEGNVRLARFLNNATNVNLTVELFEIFLRHKDVEQFQNYWPKFVVTRENVKKVIRLLLHTTLDQKLPECLRLVVEKNEKMIFKLVDRPQKQAKERAKNQCAVADQRSSEMEHRVELKGLLRKACEMGDLGVLQLLVKNITDLILLNDDPLLAVTLTKAHKTKRRSEDRADLLACAEYLADTQTIHMSKVDDSGNTPLHLALKYGFESVALALLKQRYAYLGLRNRDNLTPLDYGTYEFWKSYLDRCIEVEADRGNDKRMLRFNLNCFAPFTHGKAALSATHRGGGKTRKWKFVQDATSANHQPRRYERTVTEMTTVRQIAQSKELKPLLIHPVVHTFIMVKWMRLSHWNYLNLVLTVLTAVLFGSFSLTACSHEGPSKILLWFSALAALLMGFREILQMLFLRKSYMSFDNALDIANIVAMIYVLCDGCKGLVSSLVVISLALQVTFLLGSLPFNSLSTMMYMFKTVSINFLKSFGLFIPLIGAFIYAFYLTYNESPIERAKRDACTEDDCVEKNFNSFHTFWNATIKTLVMTSGELEASTLDFDEGKLVLFLLFLFIAPIVIMNLINGLAVSDIAAIREESELISISKKVMLLEQYERGVANVRPAYLHKLFPKPFFAEHNSWIQVRAKEFRKIEVHRKDEPTRPHNTTAFEPLSIFPLLGDGCSNVLLNFRLFKISLFMRLDQSILTDALAIHEKRHPFTRTPLAATVTSTSIASSLSPQRTPSPPVTPTAPKRVDMFAAGLNDVHRELQELKKQMKTLMEQVQLKPKRGKQHVKEKGLRRKARKRLRRGLRQTLPDHQTGDQ, encoded by the exons ATGGCAGAAG GGGCAACACTGCTCAATATGGAGGAGCCGAAACGGAAGGATCTGCGGTCCAGGCGCTGTGAATTGCAG GAAGAGCTGGAGAATGGCCTGAAAAATTTGCTACGTTGTGTACCGCCGACTGAGACCAACCTGGATCAGTTCCGAGCGTTGTTGGATGACCCGAAATGGGCGGAACTGATGGAGCTGGTGAATCAGATGAAAACGTGGGACGTGAAGACGACCATCCCGGAGCCGAAGACGTTTCTCAACCACACACGCTTCCAGGTGCTACTGGCGGATATGCTATCCGACATCGGCAAGTACGAGCCGTACCTGAAGCTGTTCATCGAGCGTTTCGAGGCGGAGAATGAG CTGGTTGCACCGAAACAGCcaacgggagggaaaaagggtgAGAACCAGGAGCCCAGACAGGCGAACGTTTCCGGAAAAATCGACGCCCCGATACACTTTGCGGTGATGCAGCTGAACGAAGGATTTCTGGAGTGGTTGCTGGGACGCTCGCGAACCGATGTTAACCAGCGCAACAGCCACAAGGAGACGGCGTTGGCGATTCTGTGTGAAAAGTACGATGAATGTCTACGCCAGGGCAAGCAACCCGAGGATGCGAACGCCCGACTGCCACAGCTTCGGAAGCTTATAGAGCGCCTGTTGACGGCAGGAGCAGACTTTAATATCTGCAGCATGAGGAATAAGCTCCCGATCGAGATGCTCTACAAGTCCGTTGGAACGGCCGAAGTCAGCTTGGCGTCGGACACAAAGGACTTCGTCCACCAGTGCATCGAGACGGCTAAGCATGCGCTGGTGGTGATCAAAACCGAAGGAAACGTACGTCTCGCTAGGTTCCTCAATAATGCAACTAACGTGAACCTCACGGTGGAGCTGTTCGAGATATTTCTCCGACATAAGGACGTGGAGCAGTTTCAAAACTACTGGCCCAAGTTTGTGGTGACGCGAGAAAACGTAAAGAAGGTGATCCGTCTGCTGCTGCATACGACCCTGGACCAGAAGCTGCCCGAATGTCtgcggttggtggtggagaAGAACGAAAAGATGATATTTAAACTGGTTGATCGACCACAGAAGCAAGCAAAAGAGCGTGCGAAGAACCAGTGCGCGGTAGCTGACCAGCGTAGCAGCGAGATGGAACATCGGGTGGAGCTGAAAGGGTTGCTTCGGAAGGCGTGCGAAATGGGAGACCTGGGagtgctgcagctgctggtgAAGAACATAACCGATTTGATTCTGCTGAACGACGATCCACTGCTGGCCGTCACGCTGACCAAGGCGCACAAGACCAAGCGCCGTAGTGAGGATCGAGCGGACCTGCTGGCCTGCGCGGAGTACCTGGCCGACACGCAAACCATCCACATGTCAAAGGTCGATGATTCTGGCAACACACCGCTTCATCTGGCGCTTAAGTATGGCTTCGAGTCGGTGGCGTTGGCCCTGCTGAAGcagcggtacgcgtacctagGCCTCCGCAATCGCGACAATCTTACCCCGCTTGACTACGGGACGTACGAGTTCTGGAAGAGCTACCTGGACCGCTGCATCGAGGTGGAGGCGGACCGAGGTAACGATAAGCGCATGCTACGCTTCAACCTGAACTGCTTCGCACCGTTCACGCACGGCAAGGCGGCACTGTCCGCGACGCATCGTGGCGGTGGAAAGACGCGAAAGTGGAAGTTTGTGCAGGACGCTACCAGTGCCAACCATCAACCACGGCGGTACGAGCGAACTGTCACCGAGATGACCACCGTGCGTCAGATCGCGCAGAGCAAGGAGCTTAAGCCACTCCTTATCCACCCCGTCGTCCACACGTTCATCATGGTCAAGTGGATGCGATTGAGCCATTGGAACTACCTCAACCTCGTCCTGACAGTTCTTACAGCCGTACTATTCGGTAGTTTCTCACTAACCGCCTGTTCGCACGAAGGACCGAGCAAAATACTACTATGGTTCAGCGCTCTAGCGGCCTTGTTGATGGGTTTCCGCGAAATACTCCAAATGTTGTTCCTTCGCAAGTCGTACATGTCGTTCGACAATGCCCTAGATATTGCCAACATTGTCGCGATGATCTACGTACTGTGTGACGGTTGCAAGGGACTCGTTTCTTCGCTAGTGGTAATCAGCCTAGCCTTGCAGGTGACCTTCCTACTCGGTTCACTCCCTTTCAACAGTCTCTCGACAATGATGTACATGTTCAAGACGGTATCGATAAACTTCCTCAAGAGCTTCGGGCTGTTCATCCCGCTTATTGGGGCGTTCATTTACGCGTTTTACCTGACGTACAACGAGTCGCCGATCGAGAGAGCGAAACGGGATGCCTGCACCGAGGATGACTGTGTCGAGAAGAACTTCAACAGCTTTCACACGTTCTGGAATGCGACCATCAAGACGCTGGTGATGACGTCCGGCGAGCTCGAGGCGTCCACGTTGGACTTCGACGAGGGCAAGCTGGTGCTGTTTCTGCTGTTCCTCTTCATCGCGCCGATCGTCATCATGAACCTGATCAACGGTCTCGCGGTCAGCGATATCGCCGCCATCCGGGAGGAGTCGGAGCTGATCAGCATCAGCAAGAAGGTGATGCTGCTCGAGCAGTACGAACGTGGCGTGGCGAACGTACGCCCGGCCTACCTGCACAAGCTCTTCCCCAAGCCGTTCTTTGCCGAGCACAACAGCTGGATTCAGGTGCGGGCCAAGGAGTTCCGCAAGATCGAGGTGCACCGGAAGGACGAACCGACTCGCCCGCACAACACCACCGCCTTTGAGCCGCTCTCCATTTTTCCCCTGCTGGGCGACGGTTGCTCGAACGTGCTGCTGAACTTCCGGCTGTTTAAGATCTCGCTGTTCATGCGGCTCGATCAGTCCATTCTGACCGATGCGCTGGCGATCCACGAGAAGCGACATCCGTTCACCCGAACCCCACTAGCGGCCACCGTTACCTCCACGTCTATTGCGTCGAGCCTCAGCCCTCAGAGAACGCCCAGCCCGCCCGTCACTCCCACGGCGCCGAAACGGGTAGACATGTTCGCCGCCGGACTTAACGACGTTCACCGGGAACTGCAGGAGCTGAAGAAGCAGATGAAAACGCTGATGGAGCAGGTCCAGCTCAAGCCGAAACGGGGCAAGCAGCACGTCAAGGAGAAAGGCCTCCGACGGAAGGCTCGCAAAAGGCTGCGGCGCGGTTTGAGGCAAACTTTGCCGGACCATCAAACCGGAGATCAGTAG